One Fusarium poae strain DAOMC 252244 chromosome 4, whole genome shotgun sequence DNA window includes the following coding sequences:
- a CDS encoding hypothetical protein (SECRETED:SignalP(1-21)~CAZy:AA9), with protein sequence MASFRTSSLLALTALTVQVAAHGHVDWIITDGVAYRGYDAPAFNWNPTQFPVAGWITGATDNGYVEPNSFSDPDIICHRAARNARGHIAVSAGDKINLKWNDWPSSHKGPVIDYLAKCPGNCQDADKSELEFFKIGEEGLIDLSKDSGHWASDVLISNQNSWTLQIPSALASGNYVLRHEIIALHGAGQRNGAQNYPQCFNIKVTNGGNVLPEGVKGTSLYKSDDPGILFNLYVPRSSLSCNIPGPTLVPGLSSTVEQKTTTATATSSATIPGQQTTSSSSSSSLSSSTTTTTSSSSSSTTSRSTSSSQGTTLKTTTTSKSDSIPTGDIMCGPVHGLAKYSQCGGKNYVGQTVCAWGATCQVVNEYYWQCL encoded by the exons ATGGCATCATTCCGGACATCCTCGCTCCTCGCTCTCACAGCTTTGACGGTGCAGGTCGCTGCTCACGGTCATGTTGACTGGATTATAACTGATGGAGTAGCATACCGAGGA TACGATGCTCCAGCATTCAATTGG AATCCAACCCAATTCCCTGTCGCTGGATGGATCACTGGCGCGACTGACAATGGCTACGTGGAACCAAACAGCTTCTCCGACCCTGATATCATTTGCCACAGGGCCGCTAGAAATGCTCGAGGGCACATTGCCGTGTCTGCTGGTGACAAGATCAATCTCAAATGGAACGATTGGCCATCGTCCCACAAGGGCCCTGTCATCGACTATCTAGCCAAGTGCCCCGGAAACTGTCAAGACGCTGATAAGAGCGAACTTGAGTTTTTCAAGATTGGCGAAGAGGGACTCATTGACCTGTCTAAGGATAGTGGTCACTGGGCCTCGGATGTTTTAATCAGTAACCAAAACTCGTGGACTCTCCAGATTCCTTCGGCGTTGGCTTCGGGAAACTACGTTTTGCGCCATGAGATTATCGCTCTTCATGGGGCAGGACAGAGGAACGGTGCTCAGAACTATCCCCAATGCTTCAACATTAAAGTTACAAATGGTGGAAATGTGCTTCCTGAGGGTGTCAAAGGTACCAGCCTTTACAAGTCTGATGACCCCGGTATCCTCTTCAACCTCTACGTACCCAGAAGTTCTCTGTCGTGCAATATCCCTGGCCCTACACTGGTTCCGGGTCTTTCTTCAACAGTTGAGCAAAAAACGACAACGGCCACTGCTACATCCAGCGCCACAATTCCAGGCCAACAAACCacgtcttcatcgtcttcatcgtctcTGTCGTCCTCGACTACaacgacaacatcctcatcctctagCTCTACAACTTCTCGAAGCACAAGCAGTAGTCAAGGCACAACACTTAAAACTACAACTACAAGCAAGTCTGATTCCATTCCTACTGGAGATATAATGTGTGGACCAGTACATGGCCTGGCGAAATATTCGCAGTGCGGAGGCAAGAACTACGTTGGTCAGACCGTATGTGCCTGGGGAGCTACATGCCAGGTGGTGAACGAGTATTATTGGCAGTGCCTTTGA
- a CDS encoding hypothetical protein (TransMembrane:1 (o38-58i)), producing MADKSASPPAAHTSVEPSTMTAEKSSSGFVKFCAFVDAIAKLLIAGALIGILVVLVQLNHSIDNNIKGRGSFSVRVWQSADGNPLRIVPAYGQQFSVNMQNSISSPLYFKAVN from the coding sequence ATGGCTGACAAGTCCGCCTCTCCTCCCGCCGCCCACACCAGCGTTGAACCTTCCACGATGACAGCCGAAAAGTCATCCTCAGGCTTCGTCAAATTCTGTGCCTTCGTCGATGCCATAGCAAAGCTCCTGATTGCCGGCGCCCTGATCGGAATCCTCGTTGTCCTTGTTCAACTAAACCATTCGatcgacaacaacatcaagggCAGAGGAAGCTTCAGCGTTAGAGTCTGGCAAAGTGCCGATGGCAATCCTCTGAGGATCGTCCCCGCCTACGGGCAACAGTTCAGCGTCAATATGCAGAACTCGATCAGCAGCCCTCTTTACTTCAAGGCCGTCAACTAG